In Azotosporobacter soli, a genomic segment contains:
- a CDS encoding YeiH family protein — MMSFASISTTLPGLLMAFAIAVPAWLLGKAVPLIGGPVFAILLGILLAGWQRPAVFETGLRFSAKKVLQASIVLLGFEMNLYSVLAVGAQSLLIMLFTLSAAFLTAWLVGRLLNLRGNTSILIGVGTAICGGSAIAATAPVIGANDKEVAYSISTIFLFNIAAVFIFPFTGHLLGLSDAGFGMWAGTAINDTSSVVAAAYSYSDAAGSYATIVKLTRTLMIIPITLALAIYTARQQNAQGTFNLLKIFPLFVLGFLGASIISTSAVLPPAFCLLLAQAGKFCIAVAMAAIGLNTHLRQLIHNGVAPLFLGLACWAAVAVVSLLTQHYLNLW; from the coding sequence ATGATGTCATTTGCAAGCATTTCTACTACATTGCCCGGCCTCTTGATGGCTTTTGCCATCGCTGTGCCAGCCTGGCTGCTCGGCAAGGCCGTCCCGCTGATCGGCGGCCCGGTCTTTGCCATTTTGCTCGGTATCCTGTTGGCCGGCTGGCAGCGCCCTGCCGTTTTTGAAACGGGCCTGCGCTTTTCCGCCAAGAAAGTTCTCCAGGCTTCGATCGTCCTGCTCGGTTTTGAAATGAACCTCTACAGCGTGCTTGCGGTCGGCGCGCAATCCCTGCTGATCATGCTCTTCACGCTGAGTGCGGCATTCCTGACCGCCTGGCTTGTCGGACGCCTGCTTAACCTGCGCGGCAACACCAGCATCCTGATCGGCGTCGGAACCGCCATCTGCGGCGGTTCCGCGATCGCGGCGACCGCGCCGGTCATCGGCGCCAACGACAAAGAAGTCGCCTATTCCATCTCGACGATTTTTCTCTTCAACATCGCGGCGGTCTTTATCTTCCCGTTCACCGGTCATCTCTTGGGTCTGAGCGACGCCGGTTTCGGCATGTGGGCCGGTACCGCGATCAACGACACCTCTTCCGTAGTCGCCGCCGCTTATTCCTATAGCGATGCAGCCGGCAGCTACGCCACGATTGTGAAACTGACACGGACATTGATGATCATTCCCATCACGCTGGCATTGGCTATTTACACCGCACGCCAGCAAAACGCGCAGGGAACGTTCAATCTGCTCAAAATTTTCCCACTCTTTGTGCTTGGCTTTCTCGGCGCTTCCATCATCAGTACCAGCGCCGTATTGCCGCCTGCGTTTTGCCTCTTGCTGGCGCAAGCCGGAAAATTCTGCATCGCCGTCGCGATGGCTGCGATCGGCCTGAACACGCATCTGCGCCAGTTGATTCATAACGGCGTTGCGCCGCTCTTTCTCGGCCTTGCCTGCTGGGCGGCCGTCGCCGTCGTCTCCCTGCTCACGCAGCATTACCTGAACCTTTGGTAA
- the hpdC gene encoding 4-hydroxyphenylacetate decarboxylase small subunit yields MNKHSDCENFCAIDAAKGICRLNGEFVLIDTAVCTEFEELPKCGNCQCFTQNDKDGMGSCSGFKKEYWSAAENRAVSCEGYVGRC; encoded by the coding sequence ATGAACAAGCATAGTGATTGTGAGAATTTTTGCGCGATCGACGCGGCAAAAGGAATTTGTCGTCTAAACGGTGAATTCGTTCTGATTGATACGGCTGTTTGCACGGAGTTTGAAGAATTGCCGAAATGCGGCAACTGCCAGTGCTTTACGCAAAATGACAAGGATGGAATGGGCAGCTGCAGCGGTTTTAAAAAAGAGTATTGGAGCGCGGCCGAAAACAGGGCGGTGAGTTGTGAAGGCTATGTCGGACGCTGCTGA
- a CDS encoding MarR family transcriptional regulator, giving the protein MTSEYIIPRINKYVRIVNEATNKKLGPLGIYTGQWSLILALHELGSATQSELIQYLSIEAPTLTNMLRRLEEAGLVRRETCQDRRVKRVSLTETAQERFPLWNQEIQEYRKQLFKGFAPEEMQLLSQLMNRLLENVKRK; this is encoded by the coding sequence ATGACTTCAGAATACATTATTCCTCGCATCAATAAATACGTTCGAATCGTCAATGAAGCGACCAACAAAAAATTGGGCCCGCTCGGAATTTACACCGGTCAATGGTCGCTGATTCTCGCGCTGCATGAACTCGGCAGTGCGACGCAGTCTGAGCTGATCCAGTATCTGTCGATCGAAGCGCCGACGCTGACGAATATGCTGCGCCGTCTGGAGGAAGCGGGACTGGTCAGGCGCGAGACGTGCCAGGACCGTCGTGTGAAAAGGGTGTCGCTGACCGAAACGGCGCAAGAGCGTTTTCCGCTTTGGAATCAGGAGATCCAAGAATATCGCAAGCAGCTATTCAAAGGCTTCGCGCCGGAAGAAATGCAGCTCTTATCGCAGCTGATGAACCGGCTCTTGGAGAACGTGAAAAGAAAGTAG
- a CDS encoding methyl-accepting chemotaxis protein has product MKLRVRLLLVFSLLIGCALLTLAITGYSMFKQELTKDIDAQMSTAVESSVNKLDGWLLSKAKAIDILGGTVKVAVPDAALTIPMFAGYQAVDKEFSDVYFGTADGKMIDGSGWTPPADYDPRTRPWYKATAAKGGPAFSDPYVDMVTKQYVVSYATPVNDANGKLRGVVCGDILLTTLVDLVSKIKVGSDQSYAFLMDDKGNMLAHPDKDVVSKNVFENDKTKAIAPMLKDILSSKESGFKEYQYANQDKLLYYAKLNTTGWTVAITVDKSIVYAPLNKIATLFIFLTIGALLISILVVLFVARRIAQPVAYLMGQSQLVAAGDLTVTTQVDRSDEIGALANAFNQMSANLRNLVQNMRESGIRLTDTATSVSNSAYETGKVSEQLAVTVGEIAKGTGEQAQSLQKEASMISDMASMIDSMAHNVSKSGELATEMQGFVKSGQGVIDKQNLMMGESRRAADNVGKTIATLADHSQKIGQIIEVITAIAGQTNLLALNAAIEAARAGEMGRGFAVVADEVRKLAEQSANSSQEISKLVSEIQNMVQQAVKEVDGTYQVVSNQEKSTVEVREYFSKFSESIDIMVREVNAAQSAAETTRNRASDVKGLIENIASVSEETAAGAEEMAAAVEEQTATVQSIAQEIASVKNTAEELQREIDRFKV; this is encoded by the coding sequence ATGAAACTTCGTGTTCGTCTGCTCCTGGTCTTCTCGCTTCTGATCGGTTGCGCCTTGCTCACGCTGGCGATTACCGGCTATTCGATGTTCAAACAGGAACTGACAAAGGATATTGACGCGCAAATGTCAACGGCGGTAGAAAGCAGCGTCAATAAACTGGACGGCTGGTTGCTCTCAAAAGCAAAAGCCATTGACATCTTAGGAGGCACTGTTAAAGTTGCCGTTCCTGATGCCGCTCTCACCATTCCGATGTTTGCCGGCTATCAGGCCGTAGACAAGGAATTTTCCGACGTCTATTTCGGCACTGCGGACGGCAAGATGATCGACGGCAGCGGTTGGACGCCGCCGGCCGATTATGACCCTCGCACGCGCCCTTGGTATAAAGCAACCGCGGCCAAAGGCGGCCCGGCCTTTAGCGATCCGTACGTCGACATGGTCACCAAACAGTATGTCGTCAGTTACGCAACTCCGGTCAATGACGCGAACGGTAAACTGCGCGGCGTCGTCTGCGGCGACATCCTGCTGACCACTTTAGTCGATCTCGTCAGCAAAATCAAAGTCGGTTCAGATCAAAGCTATGCCTTTCTAATGGATGACAAGGGCAACATGCTGGCGCATCCGGATAAAGACGTCGTCTCGAAAAATGTCTTTGAAAACGATAAGACAAAAGCAATCGCTCCGATGCTGAAGGACATCCTCAGCAGCAAAGAGAGCGGCTTCAAAGAATATCAATATGCCAATCAGGATAAACTGCTCTATTATGCCAAACTAAACACTACGGGTTGGACCGTTGCGATTACCGTCGATAAGAGCATCGTTTATGCTCCGCTAAATAAGATCGCCACTCTTTTCATCTTTTTAACCATAGGAGCCTTGCTAATTTCTATTCTCGTCGTTCTGTTTGTAGCGCGACGCATCGCGCAACCGGTCGCCTATCTGATGGGACAATCCCAACTGGTGGCCGCTGGTGACCTGACCGTCACGACACAGGTCGACCGTAGCGATGAAATCGGTGCATTGGCCAATGCCTTCAACCAGATGAGTGCGAATTTGCGTAATCTGGTGCAAAACATGCGCGAGTCGGGCATCCGTTTGACGGATACTGCGACAAGCGTCAGCAATTCCGCTTACGAAACCGGCAAAGTCTCCGAACAGCTGGCCGTAACGGTCGGCGAAATTGCCAAAGGCACCGGCGAACAGGCGCAGTCACTGCAAAAAGAAGCCTCGATGATCTCCGACATGGCCAGCATGATTGATTCGATGGCGCATAACGTAAGCAAATCCGGCGAACTGGCCACTGAAATGCAGGGCTTCGTTAAGTCAGGCCAGGGCGTGATTGACAAACAAAACCTGATGATGGGCGAAAGTCGCAGGGCAGCTGACAATGTTGGCAAGACGATCGCCACCTTGGCCGACCATTCGCAAAAAATCGGCCAGATCATCGAAGTCATCACCGCGATTGCCGGACAGACGAATCTCTTGGCCTTGAACGCCGCGATCGAAGCGGCCAGAGCCGGCGAAATGGGGCGCGGCTTCGCGGTCGTTGCCGACGAGGTCAGGAAGCTGGCCGAACAGTCCGCGAACTCAAGCCAGGAAATTTCCAAGCTCGTCTCCGAAATTCAAAATATGGTGCAGCAGGCGGTAAAAGAAGTCGACGGCACCTATCAAGTCGTTAGCAATCAGGAAAAATCGACCGTCGAAGTGCGCGAGTATTTCTCGAAATTCAGCGAATCGATCGACATCATGGTGCGCGAGGTGAACGCGGCGCAAAGCGCTGCCGAAACGACGCGCAACCGGGCCTCCGACGTCAAAGGGCTGATCGAGAACATCGCCAGCGTTTCGGAAGAAACCGCCGCCGGCGCAGAAGAAATGGCTGCGGCAGTCGAAGAGCAAACGGCAACCGTTCAATCGATCGCCCAGGAAATCGCCTCGGTAAAAAACACCGCCGAAGAATTGCAACGCGAAATCGACCGCTTCAAGGTATGA
- the hpdA gene encoding 4-hydroxyphenylacetate decarboxylase activase: MSDAAEENVSGIIFDMQSFSVHDGPGCRTTIFLKGCSHRCAWCANPESWHGKPELMFSAGKCRCASGCRRCLDSCALGAIRIREKMLALDWQRCRACENPVCVSACAYEALRVCGKTYSVKEVMQVLQRDRTYWGSGGGVTFSGGEPLQQAEFLTACLKRCRQAYIHTAIETTAHVARDVFLAVMEWVDFAFIDLKHSDTQAHRAGTGVDNALALGNIAALRQCAWPGRLVLRVPVIEGYNDGRENHRQIAAFMKRWDLFEINLLPFHRLGESKWTQLGRQYPYAEQKSMEEERLLALQDYYLERGIACYLGSETPF; this comes from the coding sequence ATGTCGGACGCTGCTGAGGAAAACGTAAGCGGCATTATCTTTGATATGCAAAGTTTTTCTGTACATGACGGACCGGGCTGCCGGACGACAATCTTTCTGAAAGGCTGCAGTCATCGCTGCGCCTGGTGCGCAAATCCGGAAAGTTGGCACGGCAAGCCGGAACTGATGTTCAGCGCAGGCAAGTGCCGCTGTGCGAGCGGCTGCAGGCGTTGTCTGGATTCTTGCGCGCTGGGGGCGATCCGTATCCGGGAAAAGATGCTTGCGCTCGATTGGCAGCGCTGCCGCGCATGCGAGAATCCTGTTTGCGTCAGCGCCTGCGCGTATGAGGCGCTGCGCGTTTGCGGCAAAACGTACAGCGTAAAAGAGGTCATGCAGGTCTTACAGCGTGACCGTACCTATTGGGGCAGCGGAGGCGGCGTGACGTTCAGCGGCGGCGAACCGCTGCAGCAGGCGGAGTTTTTGACGGCCTGCCTGAAACGCTGCCGTCAGGCTTATATCCATACGGCGATTGAAACGACCGCGCATGTCGCAAGGGACGTTTTTTTAGCGGTCATGGAATGGGTCGATTTCGCTTTCATCGATCTGAAGCACAGCGATACGCAAGCGCATCGCGCCGGAACCGGAGTGGATAATGCGCTTGCATTAGGGAATATTGCCGCACTCAGGCAATGTGCCTGGCCGGGGCGACTGGTGCTGCGCGTACCGGTGATTGAAGGCTACAATGATGGACGGGAGAATCACAGGCAAATCGCGGCTTTCATGAAAAGATGGGATCTGTTTGAAATCAACCTGCTGCCGTTTCATCGCCTGGGCGAGTCGAAATGGACGCAATTAGGCCGGCAGTATCCTTATGCTGAGCAGAAAAGCATGGAAGAAGAACGTTTATTGGCATTGCAGGACTATTATCTGGAACGCGGCATCGCCTGTTATCTGGGCAGCGAGACGCCATTCTGA
- the nrdD gene encoding anaerobic ribonucleoside-triphosphate reductase produces the protein MSTDLFQTIFTEQEQTQLTSYTENLKENLTRVVKRRQKEVAFDPIKISSAIYKSLIAVKEYATPKNYTSEAWARNLALSITKMVVDRLVMDNKRVYSVEDIQNFVEDAIFDNGFKQTAKAYIQYRANRTAIREAKNSLDKAVAEILEETHKENANVANSPSAKMLQIGSAASKNYYLSKVIPEKFAEAHKSGAIHIHDLDFYGKTLNCLQIPLRKLLESGFNTGHGYIRPPKRPTSAAALACIILQSNQNDMFGGQSYAFFDRDLGPYFNDANDIEAYQAMEAVIHNLNSMHSRAGAQVPFSSVNIGTDTSHGGRLVSKNLLLAYRKGLGNGESPIFPNIIFKVKAGVNMNPGDPNYDLFKLALEVASVRLFPTFSFLDSSFNKDAEEEVGYMGCRTRVISNRRGPEVTDGRGNLTFTTINLPRAAIEANGDLAKFWSNLESLTNLAIEQLYQRFRVQSQLKVKDMPFLMGQGLYLDSDKLGMGDHVEDSIKHGSLSVGFIGLAETLISLTGKHHGECPDALALGEAIVKKLRDMMDQASETYDLNYSLMATPAEGLSGRFTRIDRNRYGALENVTDREYYTNSFHVPVFAPISAFDKLRIEGLFHKYCNAGHISYVELPSPPAGNVAATESLVRAMAASDIGYGGINFPLDYCCNCGYTGIIAEDDCPNCRVSSVRRVRRITGYLSTVDRFNSAKRAELDSRIDHFKA, from the coding sequence ATGTCAACGGATTTATTCCAAACAATTTTCACCGAGCAAGAACAAACCCAGCTCACCAGCTATACGGAAAACCTGAAGGAAAACCTGACCCGCGTCGTCAAGCGCAGACAGAAAGAGGTCGCTTTCGACCCGATCAAGATCTCTTCCGCTATTTATAAATCATTAATCGCGGTAAAAGAATACGCCACGCCCAAAAACTACACCAGCGAAGCCTGGGCGCGCAATCTGGCGCTCAGTATCACCAAGATGGTCGTCGACCGCTTAGTGATGGACAACAAACGTGTTTACAGCGTCGAAGACATCCAAAATTTTGTCGAAGACGCCATTTTTGATAACGGTTTCAAACAAACAGCTAAAGCCTACATCCAATATCGCGCGAACCGCACCGCGATTCGTGAGGCAAAGAACTCGCTCGACAAAGCCGTTGCGGAAATTTTGGAAGAGACGCACAAGGAAAACGCCAACGTTGCCAACTCGCCCTCGGCCAAAATGCTGCAGATCGGCAGCGCGGCCAGCAAAAATTACTACCTGAGCAAAGTCATTCCGGAAAAATTCGCCGAAGCGCATAAAAGCGGCGCCATCCACATCCACGACCTCGATTTTTACGGCAAGACGCTAAACTGCCTGCAAATTCCGTTGCGCAAACTGCTCGAAAGCGGCTTTAACACCGGTCACGGCTATATCCGTCCGCCCAAACGGCCCACTTCGGCAGCCGCTCTGGCCTGCATTATCCTGCAAAGCAACCAGAACGACATGTTCGGCGGCCAATCCTACGCCTTCTTCGACCGCGATCTTGGCCCCTACTTCAATGATGCCAATGACATCGAAGCGTATCAGGCGATGGAAGCCGTGATTCACAATCTCAACAGCATGCATTCGCGTGCCGGTGCACAGGTGCCCTTCTCCAGCGTGAATATCGGCACCGATACCTCGCATGGCGGCCGCCTTGTCAGCAAGAACCTGCTGCTCGCCTATCGTAAAGGTCTCGGCAACGGCGAATCACCGATTTTCCCCAACATCATCTTCAAGGTCAAGGCGGGAGTCAATATGAACCCGGGCGACCCTAACTATGACCTCTTCAAACTGGCGTTGGAAGTCGCCAGCGTACGTCTCTTCCCGACCTTTAGCTTCCTCGATTCCAGCTTCAACAAAGATGCCGAAGAGGAAGTCGGCTATATGGGCTGCCGGACGCGCGTCATTTCAAACCGCCGCGGTCCCGAAGTCACCGACGGACGCGGCAACCTGACCTTTACGACGATCAACCTGCCGCGCGCCGCGATTGAAGCCAACGGCGACCTGGCAAAATTCTGGAGCAATCTGGAATCGTTGACGAATTTGGCCATCGAGCAGCTTTACCAGCGTTTTCGCGTTCAGTCGCAGCTTAAAGTCAAAGACATGCCGTTTTTGATGGGACAAGGTCTCTATCTCGATTCCGATAAACTGGGCATGGGCGATCATGTTGAAGATTCAATCAAGCACGGTTCTCTGTCGGTCGGCTTCATCGGTTTGGCCGAAACATTGATTTCCCTTACCGGAAAGCACCATGGCGAATGCCCCGATGCGCTGGCGCTAGGCGAAGCGATCGTGAAGAAACTGCGCGACATGATGGATCAGGCCAGCGAAACCTATGATCTTAACTATTCGCTGATGGCGACGCCGGCTGAAGGACTCTCCGGCCGTTTCACGCGCATCGACCGCAACCGCTACGGCGCGCTCGAGAACGTCACCGATCGAGAGTACTATACCAACTCCTTCCATGTTCCGGTATTCGCGCCGATCAGCGCGTTTGACAAACTGCGCATCGAAGGCCTCTTCCACAAATATTGCAACGCCGGGCATATCAGCTATGTCGAACTGCCCTCGCCGCCGGCCGGCAACGTCGCTGCAACGGAAAGCCTGGTTCGCGCGATGGCCGCCTCCGACATCGGTTACGGCGGCATTAACTTCCCGCTCGATTACTGCTGCAACTGCGGCTATACCGGCATCATCGCCGAAGACGATTGCCCGAACTGCCGCGTTTCCAGTGTTCGCCGCGTTCGCCGCATCACCGGCTATCTCAGCACGGTCGATCGCTTCAACTCCGCGAAACGGGCCGAACTCGACAGCCGCATCGATCATTTTAAGGCCTAA
- a CDS encoding LysR family transcriptional regulator, with protein MTFRHLNIFLSVCDLGSMTAAAEKLYVAQPSISQAISELERHYQVKLFERLGRKLFLTAAGERLRTYARHIVHLNQEAAEAMREVSQHGEIRIGASVTVGTYLLSGLVKRFAERHPAVKVTSSVSNTKVIEDGLLEDRIDIGLVEGEVHSPWLLTEPFMEDELVLACAASHDWAKAKSVAAAQLSGEVFFVREAGSGTRELFEMVMAGAGISWRAGGVYNNAETIKAAVSAGLGHTVISRLAVRREAERGELSVVALRGLQFKRTFQLVQHKNKYISPAMESFITLVRSEGKTRGEHSIC; from the coding sequence GTGACGTTTCGTCATTTGAATATTTTTCTCAGCGTCTGCGATTTAGGCAGCATGACGGCGGCGGCGGAAAAACTGTATGTGGCGCAGCCGTCGATCAGCCAGGCGATTTCCGAACTGGAGCGGCATTATCAGGTGAAACTGTTTGAGCGCTTGGGGCGGAAGCTGTTTTTGACTGCGGCGGGGGAACGTCTCAGAACGTATGCCCGTCACATTGTTCACTTGAACCAGGAGGCGGCGGAGGCGATGCGGGAGGTCAGCCAGCACGGCGAGATCCGCATCGGCGCAAGCGTCACCGTGGGCACGTATCTGCTCAGTGGGCTGGTCAAACGCTTTGCTGAAAGGCATCCGGCGGTAAAGGTGACCTCTTCGGTCAGCAACACAAAGGTCATCGAGGACGGGTTATTGGAAGATCGGATCGACATCGGACTGGTCGAAGGCGAAGTGCATTCACCCTGGCTGCTGACGGAGCCGTTCATGGAAGACGAGCTGGTGCTGGCCTGCGCCGCGTCACATGACTGGGCGAAGGCCAAGTCGGTCGCGGCGGCGCAACTGAGCGGCGAAGTTTTCTTCGTGCGTGAGGCGGGCAGCGGCACGCGGGAGCTATTTGAGATGGTCATGGCCGGCGCGGGGATTTCCTGGCGGGCCGGCGGGGTGTATAATAATGCCGAAACGATCAAAGCGGCGGTGAGCGCCGGACTCGGGCACACAGTCATATCGAGACTTGCGGTGCGCCGCGAAGCGGAGCGGGGAGAGTTGTCGGTCGTCGCGCTGCGCGGCCTACAGTTTAAACGAACCTTTCAGCTGGTTCAGCATAAGAATAAGTATATCTCACCCGCGATGGAGTCTTTTATCACGCTGGTAAGAAGCGAAGGGAAAACAAGAGGAGAACATAGCATATGCTGA
- the hpdB gene encoding 4-hydroxyphenylacetate decarboxylase large subunit, whose protein sequence is MSVNKKLLEILKEKGVPVNFQSGGQAPDGLTQREVRKQPGARAAKLRDIYYATLSTVDTEFPYWYTRRWNELEGEVAVVRRAEALKSAFSHLTPNILPDEKLVMQKTRNYRGSFPMPWLSEGFFVAKEDELYREAMQRGSESAGELSKFGSGGGNVTQSFGNVVSIAGKFGIRKEEVPSLVRLAKEWVGRSVEDLGHKYEMMTPGYEIKENLMKSVVCMFDSGYTLPQGREVINYYFPLQYGFDGVKRLAEERKAEVAGQAGGDGVLGMERLYYYEAVRVIIEGLQNWILNHAKLARKLAARCKAAEQSLEYGEIAACLEWIAHHQPRTFREALQLTYIIHIAVVNEDAISGMSPGRLGQVLYPWFEQDLAAGRTTEAEVLELLELQRVKMTCIDCFASTGVVGGVLSGNTFNNLTLGGLKKDGSSAANRLEMLILEAGMTCETPQPTLTCLYDEKLPEEFLLQGVECTKTGTGYPAWVNNRGAMEFLQNQFGKEGMTPQEARAVAMGGCLETSPCSYLPLELNGRQYDIPGGSGQTAGTGVHFLANPKILELVLTNGFDKRTGAQVYPAHNRSLDSYAELVDQFREYYKLSCDLVIKTNNIQLDIWRKNNMSILNSFLKPDCLTKGQHIGNLGYRYNATLNIESCGTITCVNSLAAIKKVVYEEQRCTLAQLTEALLENFGFKTAEEVGSYSLSDQEKRSADDAYDALYEACLRAPKYGNADAYADDILADYENWFCAMAHDFESLYGKPLYASQISVSTHGPQGACTLATADGRLAGTTYADGSLSAYPGTDKNGPYALFHSATVWDHSLSQNSQMNLKLHPAAVKGREGARKLLELTRSYMRQGGFHLQYNIVDSKVLKTAQEEPTAHRDLMVRVAGFTQYWCEIGKPIQDEVIARTEYEGV, encoded by the coding sequence ATGAGTGTGAACAAGAAGTTGCTTGAGATCCTTAAGGAAAAAGGCGTGCCGGTCAATTTTCAATCCGGCGGCCAGGCCCCGGACGGCCTGACGCAACGGGAGGTTAGGAAGCAGCCGGGCGCACGGGCGGCTAAGCTGCGCGATATTTACTATGCGACGTTGTCAACGGTCGATACGGAATTTCCTTATTGGTATACAAGGCGCTGGAATGAGTTGGAGGGCGAGGTCGCGGTCGTGCGGCGGGCGGAGGCGTTGAAAAGCGCATTTTCGCATCTCACGCCGAATATCCTGCCGGATGAGAAACTGGTCATGCAAAAAACGCGCAATTATCGCGGTTCGTTTCCGATGCCCTGGCTTTCGGAAGGCTTTTTTGTTGCAAAAGAAGATGAACTGTATCGCGAGGCGATGCAGCGCGGCAGCGAGAGTGCAGGCGAACTCAGCAAATTCGGCAGCGGCGGCGGCAACGTGACGCAAAGTTTTGGCAATGTCGTTTCGATCGCCGGGAAATTCGGTATTCGAAAGGAAGAAGTGCCGAGTCTGGTGCGCCTTGCAAAAGAGTGGGTGGGCCGGTCGGTTGAGGACTTGGGACACAAATATGAAATGATGACGCCGGGCTATGAAATAAAAGAGAATCTGATGAAGTCGGTCGTCTGCATGTTCGATTCCGGTTATACGCTGCCCCAGGGGCGCGAAGTGATCAATTATTATTTCCCGCTGCAATATGGTTTTGACGGCGTGAAACGACTGGCGGAGGAGCGCAAGGCCGAAGTGGCCGGACAGGCCGGCGGCGACGGCGTGTTGGGCATGGAGCGGCTTTATTATTATGAAGCGGTGCGCGTCATCATCGAGGGGTTGCAAAACTGGATCTTAAATCATGCGAAACTGGCACGAAAGTTGGCGGCAAGATGCAAAGCCGCGGAACAAAGTCTGGAATACGGCGAAATCGCCGCTTGTCTGGAATGGATTGCGCATCATCAGCCGCGCACGTTCCGTGAGGCTTTGCAGCTGACTTATATCATTCATATTGCGGTGGTCAATGAAGATGCGATATCGGGCATGTCGCCGGGACGGCTTGGTCAGGTCCTCTATCCCTGGTTTGAACAGGATTTGGCGGCGGGGCGGACGACGGAAGCGGAAGTACTCGAATTATTGGAATTGCAACGCGTCAAAATGACCTGCATCGATTGTTTTGCCTCGACCGGCGTGGTCGGCGGCGTGCTGTCGGGCAATACGTTCAACAATCTGACGCTGGGCGGTCTGAAAAAAGACGGCAGCTCGGCGGCCAACCGTCTGGAAATGCTGATCTTGGAAGCGGGCATGACTTGCGAGACGCCGCAGCCGACGCTGACCTGCCTGTATGATGAAAAGCTGCCGGAAGAATTCCTGCTGCAGGGAGTCGAATGTACGAAAACCGGTACCGGATATCCGGCCTGGGTCAACAACCGGGGGGCGATGGAATTTCTGCAAAACCAGTTCGGCAAAGAAGGGATGACGCCTCAGGAAGCAAGAGCGGTCGCAATGGGCGGTTGTCTTGAGACGTCACCGTGCAGCTACTTGCCGCTGGAACTAAACGGACGACAATACGATATCCCCGGCGGTTCGGGTCAGACGGCTGGGACCGGCGTCCATTTCCTCGCCAATCCGAAGATACTGGAACTGGTGCTGACGAATGGTTTTGACAAGCGGACCGGTGCGCAGGTGTATCCGGCGCATAATCGCAGTCTCGACAGCTATGCGGAACTGGTTGACCAGTTCCGGGAATATTATAAGCTGAGCTGCGATCTGGTGATCAAGACAAACAATATCCAACTCGATATCTGGCGCAAGAACAACATGTCGATCCTGAATTCGTTTTTGAAGCCGGATTGTCTGACGAAAGGCCAGCACATCGGGAATCTTGGCTACCGCTACAATGCGACGCTGAACATCGAAAGCTGCGGCACAATCACCTGCGTCAATTCGCTCGCCGCGATCAAGAAAGTGGTCTATGAGGAACAACGCTGCACGCTGGCGCAACTGACGGAGGCACTGCTCGAAAATTTCGGCTTCAAGACGGCGGAAGAAGTCGGCAGCTATTCGCTCTCTGATCAGGAAAAGCGCAGCGCTGACGACGCGTATGACGCGCTGTATGAAGCCTGCCTGCGCGCGCCGAAATACGGCAATGCGGACGCGTATGCCGACGATATTTTGGCGGACTATGAAAACTGGTTCTGCGCGATGGCGCATGATTTTGAATCACTCTACGGCAAACCGCTCTATGCCAGTCAGATTTCCGTCTCGACGCACGGGCCGCAGGGTGCGTGCACGCTTGCGACAGCCGATGGACGGCTGGCCGGGACGACATATGCGGACGGTTCGCTGTCGGCCTATCCCGGAACCGATAAGAACGGGCCTTATGCGTTGTTCCATTCGGCGACCGTCTGGGATCATAGTCTGTCGCAAAATTCACAGATGAACCTCAAACTGCATCCGGCCGCGGTGAAAGGCCGAGAGGGCGCGCGCAAACTGCTTGAACTGACGCGTTCCTATATGCGTCAGGGCGGTTTTCATCTGCAATACAACATTGTCGACTCCAAGGTTTTAAAAACGGCGCAGGAAGAACCGACTGCGCACCGCGACCTGATGGTCAGGGTGGCCGGTTTTACGCAGTACTGGTGCGAAATCGGCAAGCCGATTCAGGATGAAGTGATTGCGAGAACCGAATATGAAGGGGTGTAA